In Leisingera methylohalidivorans DSM 14336, a single genomic region encodes these proteins:
- a CDS encoding 3-deoxy-D-manno-octulosonic acid transferase has protein sequence MSSDTPARPTLLYSLYCGASALIAPFAWRKVAAKLRNYGLPEKRVRERLGHASLPRPSGRLIWFHAASVGESLSVLTLIKRMGEQAPEAEFLITSGTPTSAELIAKRMPPRCRHQFPPLDTAAAVDRFLAHWRPDLGVFVESELWPQMLVRARKGGCPLVLLNARLSDRSVEGWKKRPETARYILDQFDLLVTQNQKTAANLQAMGAAAGRIRPGSNLKAASAPLPVDPDSLGKVRGNIGARPVWVASSTHEGEEEIVLQAHKLLLKQHPDLCLLLAPRHPERGSTVETLVKDAGLSCARRSKGVMPGTATQVYLADTLGEVGTWYALCPLVFLGGSLREIGGHNPFEPMQAGAAVITGTGHYNFAETYAELTAAGAAAEVRSAADLADQVAQWLEQPETFQAARDAAGQFISRQSDQLDKTVDALLALLPARRP, from the coding sequence ATGTCCAGTGACACGCCTGCGCGGCCGACGCTGCTCTACTCGCTTTATTGCGGCGCCAGCGCGTTGATCGCGCCCTTTGCCTGGCGCAAGGTCGCGGCCAAGCTGCGCAATTACGGCTTGCCCGAAAAGCGCGTACGCGAGCGTCTGGGCCATGCCTCCCTGCCCCGCCCCTCCGGGCGGCTGATCTGGTTCCATGCCGCCTCGGTCGGCGAGAGCCTGTCGGTGCTCACTCTCATCAAACGCATGGGCGAACAGGCGCCGGAGGCGGAGTTTCTGATCACTTCCGGCACCCCGACGTCGGCGGAATTGATCGCCAAACGGATGCCGCCGCGCTGCCGCCACCAGTTTCCGCCGCTGGACACCGCGGCCGCAGTGGACCGGTTCCTGGCGCACTGGCGCCCCGATCTGGGGGTATTTGTCGAAAGCGAGCTGTGGCCGCAGATGCTGGTGCGGGCGCGTAAGGGAGGCTGTCCGCTGGTGCTGCTGAATGCGCGGCTGTCAGACCGCTCGGTCGAGGGCTGGAAGAAACGCCCCGAAACGGCGCGCTACATCCTGGACCAATTCGACCTGCTGGTGACCCAGAACCAAAAAACAGCTGCGAACCTGCAGGCGATGGGCGCGGCCGCGGGCCGCATCCGCCCCGGCAGCAACCTCAAGGCCGCCTCTGCCCCGCTGCCGGTTGATCCGGACAGCCTTGGCAAAGTGCGTGGCAACATCGGCGCTCGCCCGGTATGGGTAGCCTCCTCCACCCATGAGGGCGAGGAAGAGATCGTGCTGCAGGCGCATAAACTGCTGTTGAAACAGCATCCGGACCTGTGCCTGCTGCTGGCCCCCCGCCATCCGGAGCGCGGCAGCACGGTAGAAACTCTGGTGAAAGACGCTGGCCTCAGTTGCGCGCGCCGCAGCAAGGGCGTGATGCCCGGGACCGCGACGCAGGTGTATCTGGCCGACACGCTCGGCGAGGTTGGCACATGGTATGCGCTCTGCCCCCTGGTGTTTCTGGGCGGTTCCTTGCGCGAAATCGGCGGCCACAATCCGTTTGAACCGATGCAGGCAGGCGCTGCGGTGATCACTGGCACGGGCCACTACAATTTCGCCGAAACCTATGCCGAGCTGACCGCAGCGGGTGCCGCCGCTGAGGTGCGATCCGCTGCGGACCTGGCGGATCAGGTCGCCCAGTGGCTGGAACAGCCGGAAACATTCCAGGCCGCACGCGATGCCGCAGGGCAGTTCATCTCCCGCCAGTCGGATCAATTGGACAAGACGGTGGACGCCCTGCTGGCGCTTCTGCCCGCCAGGAGGCCATGA
- a CDS encoding glycosyltransferase family 4 protein, giving the protein MAQIDANTIEVIAPNFKRRLSGVTSTIVRLVPLQRRQIAIATAGAGLPGEMPHLSAAQLIFMNRNGPAGARVWHARRNVEMLGGLALKYLLGKRLKLLFTSASQRHHSGYTKWLISQMDRVIATSAKGAAYLDKPVQVVHHGINTEEFCQPADKAALRRELGLPEDAVLIGCYGRIRAQKGTDVFVGAMLEVLKTHPQAVALVMGRATEKHAAFEKELRAKVDAAGLSDRLLFPPEVPVWEVSRWYQALDLYVAPQRWEGFGLTPLEAMSCGVPAVATRVGAFEELIAPGETGQLIDPGDTGQMVEAIDGILSAEGRLQQWSAAARKHAITNFALEKEADALVAIYRELLEH; this is encoded by the coding sequence ATGGCACAGATTGACGCCAACACAATCGAAGTCATCGCCCCGAATTTCAAGCGCCGCCTGTCCGGAGTGACCTCGACGATCGTGCGGCTGGTGCCTTTGCAGCGCCGGCAGATCGCCATTGCCACCGCAGGCGCCGGCCTGCCGGGGGAGATGCCGCATCTGTCGGCAGCCCAGCTCATCTTCATGAACCGCAACGGCCCGGCCGGCGCCCGCGTCTGGCACGCCCGCCGCAATGTCGAAATGCTGGGCGGGCTGGCATTGAAATACCTATTGGGCAAGCGGCTGAAACTGCTGTTCACCTCTGCCTCCCAGCGGCATCACTCAGGCTATACCAAATGGCTGATTTCGCAGATGGACCGGGTGATCGCCACCTCAGCCAAGGGGGCCGCTTACCTGGATAAACCGGTTCAGGTGGTGCACCACGGGATCAATACCGAAGAGTTCTGTCAGCCCGCAGACAAAGCCGCACTGCGCCGTGAACTGGGCCTGCCGGAGGATGCCGTCCTGATCGGATGCTATGGCCGGATCCGGGCGCAGAAGGGCACCGACGTATTTGTCGGCGCCATGCTGGAGGTGCTGAAGACACACCCTCAGGCCGTCGCCCTGGTGATGGGCCGCGCCACCGAAAAACATGCGGCATTTGAAAAGGAGCTGCGCGCCAAGGTGGATGCCGCAGGCCTGTCAGACCGGCTGCTGTTCCCGCCCGAGGTGCCGGTGTGGGAGGTTTCCCGCTGGTATCAGGCGCTGGATCTCTACGTGGCGCCGCAGCGCTGGGAGGGCTTTGGCCTTACCCCGCTGGAGGCGATGTCCTGCGGCGTGCCCGCCGTGGCCACCCGTGTTGGCGCCTTCGAGGAACTGATTGCGCCGGGTGAGACAGGCCAGCTGATCGATCCCGGCGACACCGGGCAGATGGTCGAGGCGATCGACGGGATCCTGTCCGCCGAAGGGCGGCTGCAACAATGGTCAGCGGCGGCACGCAAACACGCCATAACCAATTTCGCATTGGAGAAGGAGGCCGACGCACTGGTCGCCATCTATCGCGAATTGCTGGAACATTAA
- a CDS encoding M20 aminoacylase family protein, producing the protein MPVKNRFAELQNEITAWRRDIHENPEILFDTHRTSALVAEKLQEFGCDEVVTGIGRTGVVGVIKGKADSSGKVIGLRADMDALPIHEQTGLDYASKTPGAMHACGHDGHTAMLLGAAKYLSETRNFDGTVVVIFQPAEEGGGGAKVMCDDGLMDRWGVQEVYGLHNWPGQPLGSFAIRPGSFFAATDQFDITFEGRGGHAAKPHETVDTTVLAAQAVLALQTIASRNADPVHQIVVSVTSFETSSKAFNVIPQKVQIKGTVRTMSKEIRDLAEKRIKEVCNGIAATFGGTADVTYHRGYPVMVNHEEQTEFAAQVAASVSGGCADAPLVMGGEDFAFMLEERPGAYILMGNGDTAMVHHPEYNFNDDAIPAGCSWWAEIVEQRMPAA; encoded by the coding sequence ATGCCGGTCAAGAACCGCTTTGCCGAATTGCAGAATGAAATCACCGCCTGGCGCCGGGATATCCACGAAAACCCCGAAATCCTGTTCGACACCCACCGCACCAGCGCGCTGGTCGCTGAAAAACTGCAGGAATTCGGCTGCGACGAGGTGGTGACCGGCATCGGCCGCACCGGTGTGGTTGGCGTCATCAAGGGCAAGGCGGACAGCTCCGGCAAGGTGATTGGCCTGCGCGCCGACATGGACGCGCTGCCGATCCACGAACAGACCGGGCTGGACTATGCTTCCAAAACCCCCGGCGCGATGCATGCCTGCGGCCATGACGGCCACACCGCGATGCTTCTGGGCGCGGCGAAATACCTGTCGGAAACCCGCAATTTCGACGGCACTGTGGTGGTGATCTTCCAGCCTGCAGAAGAAGGAGGCGGCGGCGCCAAGGTGATGTGCGACGATGGTCTGATGGACCGCTGGGGCGTGCAGGAGGTTTACGGCCTGCACAACTGGCCGGGCCAGCCGCTCGGGTCCTTTGCCATCCGCCCCGGATCGTTTTTTGCAGCAACCGACCAGTTTGACATCACGTTTGAAGGCCGCGGCGGCCATGCTGCCAAGCCGCATGAGACCGTGGACACCACTGTTCTGGCAGCGCAGGCGGTGCTGGCGCTGCAGACCATCGCCTCGCGCAATGCCGACCCGGTGCATCAGATCGTGGTCTCGGTGACCTCGTTTGAGACCTCCTCGAAAGCGTTCAACGTGATCCCGCAGAAGGTGCAGATCAAAGGCACCGTGCGCACCATGTCCAAGGAAATCCGCGATCTGGCGGAAAAGCGGATCAAAGAGGTTTGCAACGGCATCGCCGCGACCTTCGGCGGCACCGCGGATGTCACCTATCACCGCGGCTATCCGGTGATGGTGAACCATGAGGAGCAGACTGAGTTCGCGGCGCAGGTGGCGGCCAGCGTCTCTGGCGGCTGCGCGGACGCGCCGCTGGTGATGGGCGGCGAAGATTTCGCCTTTATGCTGGAGGAGCGCCCTGGCGCCTATATCCTGATGGGCAACGGCGACACCGCGATGGTGCATCACCCGGAGTACAACTTCAATGACGACGCGATTCCGGCGGGCTGCAGCTGGTGGGCGGAAATTGTCGAACAGCGGATGCCTGCTGCTTAA
- a CDS encoding M20 aminoacylase family protein: MPAKNRFAEMHQEITAWRHHLHENPELMYEVHETAAFVVARLKEFGITDITTGVGQTGVVAVIEGKTSTSGRAIGLRADMDALPIPEASGVDYASKTPGVMHACGHDGHTSMLLGAAKYLAETRNFDGKAVLIFQPAEEGGAGGKAMCDDGLMDRWGIQEVYGLHNMPGLPVGEFAIRPGALMASSDEFNIKVTGKGGHAAAPHDAIDTTLVASQIVVSLHSIVSRNVDPVKRVVLTVGTFETDSTASNVIAHTAKLQGTVRTLDPECRTQAESWVRRVAIDTASAFGAKAEVEWNPGYPVTINDEDGTAHAVEAARAVAATVNTETPPIMPSEDFAYMLEERPGAYIFLGNGDTQMCHHPAYVFDDDAIPLGCSWFAELVERRMPAA, from the coding sequence ATGCCGGCCAAGAACCGCTTTGCCGAGATGCACCAGGAGATCACGGCCTGGCGCCATCACCTGCATGAGAACCCCGAACTGATGTATGAGGTGCATGAAACCGCCGCCTTTGTGGTGGCGCGGCTCAAGGAGTTCGGGATCACCGATATCACCACCGGCGTCGGTCAGACCGGCGTGGTGGCGGTGATCGAGGGCAAGACCAGCACCTCCGGCCGGGCAATCGGATTGCGGGCCGACATGGATGCGCTGCCGATCCCCGAGGCCTCGGGCGTGGATTATGCGTCAAAAACACCGGGTGTGATGCACGCCTGCGGCCACGACGGCCACACCTCGATGCTGCTGGGGGCAGCTAAATACCTTGCGGAGACTAGGAATTTCGACGGCAAGGCGGTGCTGATCTTCCAGCCGGCCGAAGAGGGCGGCGCAGGCGGCAAGGCGATGTGCGACGACGGGCTGATGGACCGCTGGGGCATTCAGGAGGTCTATGGCCTGCACAATATGCCGGGCCTGCCGGTGGGCGAATTCGCCATCCGTCCCGGTGCTTTGATGGCCTCGTCGGATGAGTTCAATATCAAGGTCACCGGCAAGGGCGGCCACGCCGCCGCCCCCCATGATGCCATCGACACCACCCTGGTGGCGTCGCAAATCGTGGTCTCTCTGCATTCCATCGTGTCGCGCAATGTCGACCCGGTGAAACGGGTGGTGCTGACCGTGGGAACCTTTGAAACCGACAGCACGGCATCAAACGTCATTGCCCATACCGCCAAGCTGCAGGGGACTGTCCGCACGCTGGACCCCGAATGCCGGACCCAGGCCGAAAGCTGGGTGCGCCGTGTTGCGATAGACACGGCCTCCGCTTTTGGTGCCAAGGCGGAGGTGGAGTGGAACCCGGGTTATCCGGTGACCATTAACGACGAAGACGGCACCGCGCACGCAGTGGAGGCGGCACGGGCGGTGGCGGCCACGGTCAACACCGAAACCCCGCCGATCATGCCGTCCGAGGATTTCGCCTATATGCTCGAGGAGCGCCCGGGCGCCTATATCTTCCTTGGCAACGGCGACACCCAGATGTGCCACCACCCGGCTTATGTCTTTGACGACGATGCGATCCCGCTGGGATGCAGCTGGTTTGCCGAGCTGGTGGAACGAAGAATGCCCGCGGCCTGA
- the argE gene encoding acetylornithine deacetylase, with the protein MAAKLTPLEIMHRLVSFPTVSRDTNLPLVDWVQEYLSSHGIESHRWADPQQPHKAAVFAHAGPWDEGAVVLSGHTDVVPVDGQPWDSDPFTVVEKDGKYYGRGTCDMKGYDALAIWALVEAHSQGVNRPLQLALSFDEEIGCTGAPPMIAAMQPVLPKGSAVIVGEPSMMKAVTGHKGGTGYATHLVGFEVHSSLMHTGVSAIMQGARLIDWANRMNAENMAKEPGEVQAMFTPPWTTCHVGMIEGGTAHNITAKDCRFMMDFRVVPGENAADWEAAYLQKVRGVEAEMQAIHPEARIDVSKQFDVPGLVPEQDGAAEALVRLLTGDNGSHVVSYGTEAGQFQQAGYSAVICGPGDIAQAHQPNEYITVAQFNAGHAFMRGLVEKLRA; encoded by the coding sequence ATGGCTGCCAAATTGACCCCTTTGGAAATCATGCACAGGCTGGTTTCCTTTCCGACCGTAAGCCGGGACACCAATTTGCCACTGGTGGACTGGGTGCAGGAATACCTGTCCTCGCATGGCATCGAAAGCCACCGCTGGGCAGACCCGCAGCAGCCGCATAAGGCCGCCGTCTTTGCCCATGCCGGGCCTTGGGACGAGGGCGCCGTGGTGCTGTCGGGACATACCGATGTGGTGCCGGTGGACGGTCAGCCCTGGGACAGCGATCCCTTTACCGTGGTCGAGAAAGACGGCAAATACTACGGCCGCGGCACCTGCGACATGAAGGGCTACGATGCGCTGGCCATCTGGGCCCTGGTCGAGGCGCACAGCCAGGGTGTCAACCGCCCGCTGCAACTGGCGCTGAGTTTTGACGAGGAGATCGGCTGCACCGGGGCCCCGCCGATGATTGCAGCGATGCAGCCTGTGCTGCCGAAGGGCTCGGCGGTGATTGTCGGGGAGCCCTCGATGATGAAGGCAGTGACCGGCCACAAGGGCGGCACCGGCTATGCCACCCACCTGGTGGGGTTCGAAGTGCATTCCTCGCTCATGCACACCGGCGTCAGCGCCATCATGCAGGGGGCCCGGCTGATCGACTGGGCGAACCGGATGAACGCCGAGAACATGGCCAAGGAACCGGGCGAGGTACAGGCGATGTTCACCCCGCCCTGGACCACCTGCCACGTTGGCATGATCGAGGGCGGCACGGCCCATAACATCACCGCCAAGGACTGCCGCTTCATGATGGATTTCCGGGTGGTGCCGGGCGAAAACGCCGCCGATTGGGAAGCGGCCTATTTGCAGAAGGTCCGCGGAGTGGAAGCTGAAATGCAGGCGATCCACCCGGAGGCGCGCATTGATGTGTCCAAGCAGTTCGACGTTCCCGGGCTGGTGCCGGAACAGGACGGTGCGGCGGAGGCTCTGGTGCGGCTGCTGACAGGTGACAACGGCTCCCATGTGGTCAGCTATGGCACCGAGGCGGGGCAGTTCCAGCAGGCGGGGTATTCCGCAGTGATCTGCGGCCCTGGCGACATTGCCCAGGCGCATCAGCCGAATGAATACATCACCGTGGCCCAGTTCAACGCCGGGCATGCGTTCATGCGCGGGCTGGTGGAAAAGCTGCGCGCGTAA
- a CDS encoding ABC transporter ATP-binding protein: protein MLDNAIASIRNLRVEFQTKDGTVTGVEDVSFDVSPGETVCIVGESGSGKSVSSLSLMRLVEFGGGEIAGGELLFNRREGGVTNLVTSEQEMMKQIRGNEIGMIFQEPMTALNPVFTVGRQLTEGLRIHKNMSKAQAEERALELLRQVRIPEPERRLQQYPHELSGGMRQRVVIAMAMACEPRLLIADEPTTALDVTIQAEILALMDRLKRETGTAVMFITHDMAVVAQMADRVVVMFRGNKVEEGSVEEIFENPKHDYTKALLAAVPKLGEMRGKQYPEPMKLLGVENQKIEPIKGTDEVLLEVQNLTTRFPVKGGLLRRTLSNVHAVEDVSFKVFKGQTLSLVGESGCGKSTAGRSILRLVEPNSGKVEFEGRDVLSFSASQMHKARLDMQMIFQDPFASLNPQMQLLDQVAEPLRNYGLASGSELQDRVAGLFDRVHLPRSFMRRYPHEMSGGQRQRIAIARALALNPKLIVADEAVSALDVSVQAQVLNLMMELQAELGLSFLFISHDMAVVERVSHQVGVMYLGRIVELGPRERVFENPLHAYTQALMKAVPIADPRQRKSEKELNFKPIPSPIHEVGYQPAPSEYLELEPGHFVLTTDSGY, encoded by the coding sequence ATGCTGGACAATGCAATTGCATCGATCAGGAACTTACGCGTGGAGTTCCAGACCAAGGACGGCACCGTCACTGGCGTGGAAGATGTGTCCTTTGATGTGAGCCCGGGCGAAACTGTCTGTATCGTTGGCGAATCCGGGTCGGGCAAGTCTGTCTCTTCGCTGTCTTTGATGCGGCTGGTGGAATTCGGCGGCGGCGAGATTGCGGGCGGCGAACTGCTGTTTAACCGCCGTGAGGGCGGCGTGACCAACCTGGTCACCTCCGAGCAGGAGATGATGAAGCAGATCCGCGGCAATGAAATCGGCATGATCTTTCAGGAGCCGATGACTGCGCTGAACCCGGTGTTCACAGTGGGCCGCCAGCTGACCGAGGGCCTGCGGATCCACAAGAACATGTCCAAAGCTCAGGCCGAGGAACGCGCGTTGGAGCTTTTGCGCCAGGTCCGCATTCCCGAACCGGAGCGGCGCTTGCAGCAATATCCGCACGAACTGTCCGGCGGCATGCGCCAGCGGGTGGTGATCGCCATGGCGATGGCCTGCGAGCCGCGTTTGCTGATCGCGGATGAGCCGACCACCGCACTGGATGTAACCATTCAGGCAGAGATCCTGGCGCTGATGGACCGGCTGAAGCGCGAGACCGGCACGGCGGTTATGTTCATCACCCACGACATGGCCGTTGTGGCGCAGATGGCTGACCGTGTCGTCGTCATGTTCCGCGGCAACAAGGTTGAGGAAGGCAGCGTCGAGGAGATTTTCGAGAACCCCAAGCATGACTATACCAAGGCGCTGCTGGCCGCAGTTCCGAAACTGGGGGAAATGCGCGGCAAGCAATACCCCGAGCCGATGAAGCTTTTGGGTGTCGAGAACCAGAAGATCGAACCGATCAAGGGCACGGATGAGGTGCTGCTGGAAGTGCAGAACCTGACCACCCGCTTTCCGGTCAAGGGCGGCCTGTTGCGCCGCACCCTCTCCAATGTCCACGCGGTCGAGGATGTGTCCTTCAAGGTATTCAAGGGCCAGACCCTGTCGCTGGTGGGCGAATCCGGTTGCGGCAAATCCACTGCCGGCCGTTCGATCCTGCGGCTGGTGGAACCGAATTCGGGCAAAGTGGAATTTGAGGGCCGAGACGTGCTGAGCTTCAGTGCATCGCAAATGCACAAAGCGCGCCTGGACATGCAGATGATCTTCCAGGATCCTTTTGCCTCTCTGAACCCGCAAATGCAGCTGCTGGATCAGGTGGCGGAACCGCTGCGCAACTACGGGCTCGCCTCCGGCAGTGAACTGCAGGACCGCGTTGCCGGCCTGTTCGACCGGGTCCACCTGCCGCGCAGTTTCATGCGCCGTTACCCGCATGAGATGTCCGGCGGCCAGCGCCAGCGGATCGCCATCGCCCGCGCGCTGGCCCTGAACCCCAAGCTGATCGTCGCGGACGAGGCGGTCTCGGCTCTGGATGTGTCAGTGCAGGCGCAAGTGCTGAACCTGATGATGGAGCTGCAGGCGGAACTGGGCCTGTCGTTCCTGTTCATCAGTCATGACATGGCGGTGGTGGAGCGCGTCTCGCATCAGGTCGGTGTCATGTACCTGGGCCGTATCGTTGAACTCGGCCCGCGCGAACGGGTTTTCGAGAACCCGCTGCACGCCTATACTCAGGCCTTGATGAAGGCGGTGCCGATCGCCGACCCGCGCCAGCGCAAGTCGGAGAAGGAACTGAACTTCAAGCCGATCCCCTCGCCGATCCATGAAGTCGGCTACCAGCCTGCGCCGTCGGAGTATCTGGAGTTGGAGCCCGGCCATTTCGTTCTGACCACTGACAGCGGATACTGA